The DNA segment GCCGCGGAGGATGGCTTGAACGTGGGGCTCGTGGAGAGCCGCAGTTTCGTCGGCGGAAACATGACGATCGGCCTGCCGATCCTCGGCTTCCTCGGCCAGAAGAAGAACCAGATCATCCAGGGCCTGCCCCAGAAGTTCATCGACCGCCTGCGTGCGGTGAACGGCGCGAGCGAGCACCGTTGGTGCCCGCTGCACATGGGCATCACGCTGGTCGAGCCCGAGGCCGTGAAGACGGTCGCGCTGCAGATGCTCGTCGAGGCGAAGGTCGACGTGACGTTCTACGCCATGTGCGTCGGCGTGGTGAAGGACGGGGATCGGATCGGCGGGATCATCGTCGAGAGCAAGAGCGGCCGTGAGGCCCTGCTCGGCCGGGTGGTCATTGACTGCACCGGCGACGCCGATGTGGCCTATCGCGCGGGCGTGCCGTGCGAGAAGGGCAACGCCAAGGGGGGCATGCAGCCGCCCACGCTGATGTTCAGCCTCTCCGGGGTGGACACGGAGGAGCTGCGGCATGCGATCGCCGAGCAGCCTCGGACCTATCTCACCGATTTCATCCCCGCGGACTATTTCGGGCAGAACCACCAGTTCATCGTGGTGGGGCTGCGCGAACTGATGGCGAAGGCGCGCGCCGAGCGCGGCTTCAAGATTCCGAACGAGCGCACCATCATCATCACCGGCCTGCGCCCGGGCGAGGCATGGATCAACATGACCCGCGTCGCTGGCGTCGATGGCACGGACGCGCGGAGTCTCACCAACGGTGAAATCGAGGCGCGGGCCCAGATCGCCGACATCGTGCAGTATCTCAAGGAGTATGTTCCCGGCTTTGCCCGTTCGAGCTTCACGCGCTCGGCGCCATTTCTCGGCATTCGGGAAACGCGTCGCATCGTCGGCGCGTACGTCATGACGCAGGAGGACATCCTGAGCTGCCGCCGCTTCGATGATGCCATCGCCGTGGCGAGCTACCCGGTGGACATTCATCGACCGGGCGACGAGGGTTGCACGCTGCAGTGGAGCGGTGACTGTTACGACGTGCCCTACCGCTCGCTTGTGCCGCAGCGCGTGCAGAACCTGCTGGTCGCCGGTCGCTCGATCTCGACCACGCACGAGGCGATGGCGGCGATCCGGGTGATGTCGACTTGCATGGCAATGGGTGAAGCGGCCGGGCGGGCGGCGAAGCTGGCCATCCGGGGAGGGGTGACTCCGGCGCAGGTCGATGTGGCGCGACTCCGCCAGGAACTCCGCGACCGCGGCGCGTATCTCCGCTGAGGCAGTTTTGGCCGCGTCCTTCGCCCTGGTCGGGTGGAAGGTGCGCGGCGACGGCACGGTTTGAATAGGCCGCTCCGGCCAGTTGGTTGCTTGAAACCTTTGCGCCCTTCCGTTCGTCGGGAAGCCGGTCGCGTTCTCCGACCGGCGCCGGTGCCGGGGAAGGCGGCTCCATTTTCCCATCCATTCATGTCGAAGTCGTACCTCGGATCCTGGGTCCTCGTTGTCCTGCTGCTCGTCGGTTACGTCGCGCCGCTCGCCGCCAAGCCGGCGTCGTTCCTGCCGCCGGAAGCGGCGCGGGTGCTCGATCAGATCCCGGCGCCGCCGGCGGATGACTCGATCGCGGGCCGCGCGGATCTCGAGACCCTGCTGCAGGTGCAGAAGGACCGGACGCCGGCGCAGGTGGCGCGGGCGGACAAGGTGGCCGAACATTCGCCGATGGAGATGGGGCTCGACGTGTTCGGCGCCTGGTTCACGGAGGAGAACCTGCCGCAGACGGCCGCGATCCTGAAGCAGGTGCGCAAGGAGTGTCATCCGCTGCTGACCGCGGCGAAGGAGCGCTGGCTGCGGGTTCGGCCTTTCAACCGCGATGCGCGGATCAAGCCCTGTGTGAAGCTGCCGAGCGGCACGTCGTACCCGAGCGGCCATTCGTCTTCGGCGGCGATCTGGTCGGTCGTTTTCAGCGCGGCCTTTCCGGAGCGGGCGGCGGAGTTCGATG comes from the Opitutus sp. ER46 genome and includes:
- a CDS encoding FAD-dependent oxidoreductase yields the protein MSAPEITSIHEPARTVPVRAHYDVLVVGGGPAGLTAALAAAEDGLNVGLVESRSFVGGNMTIGLPILGFLGQKKNQIIQGLPQKFIDRLRAVNGASEHRWCPLHMGITLVEPEAVKTVALQMLVEAKVDVTFYAMCVGVVKDGDRIGGIIVESKSGREALLGRVVIDCTGDADVAYRAGVPCEKGNAKGGMQPPTLMFSLSGVDTEELRHAIAEQPRTYLTDFIPADYFGQNHQFIVVGLRELMAKARAERGFKIPNERTIIITGLRPGEAWINMTRVAGVDGTDARSLTNGEIEARAQIADIVQYLKEYVPGFARSSFTRSAPFLGIRETRRIVGAYVMTQEDILSCRRFDDAIAVASYPVDIHRPGDEGCTLQWSGDCYDVPYRSLVPQRVQNLLVAGRSISTTHEAMAAIRVMSTCMAMGEAAGRAAKLAIRGGVTPAQVDVARLRQELRDRGAYLR
- a CDS encoding phosphatase PAP2 family protein, with product MSKSYLGSWVLVVLLLVGYVAPLAAKPASFLPPEAARVLDQIPAPPADDSIAGRADLETLLQVQKDRTPAQVARADKVAEHSPMEMGLDVFGAWFTEENLPQTAAILKQVRKECHPLLTAAKERWLRVRPFNRDARIKPCVKLPSGTSYPSGHSSSAAIWSVVFSAAFPERAAEFDAATRETMWCRVLGGVHYPSDTQAGYVLGTEIGRQLLTTPAMQRAIATMRAEVQAFAAKHPQGASGAAVETPLTSH